Sequence from the Thermomonas sp. HDW16 genome:
CATCTCGCCCGAACGCAGGCGCAGCATCGCGTAGATGCCTTCGCGCGCGACCAGCTGGACGCCGGCACCGGCGGCACGCGCGATCTGCGCACCCTTGCCCGGCTTCATCTCGATGCAGTGCACGGTGGAACCGACCGGGATGTTGCGCAGCGGCAGGGTGTTGCCCGCCTTGATCGGCGCATCACGGCCCGCGATCACCTGGTCGCCGGCCTTCAGGCCCTTCGGCGCGATGATGTAGCGGCGCTCACCGTCGACATAGCACAGCAACGCGATGTGCGCGGTGCGGTTCGGGTCGTATTCAATGCGTTCGACGCGGGCGGGGATGCCTTCCTTGTCGCGCTTGAAGTCGATGATGCGGTAGTGCTGCTTGTGGCCACCACCGATATGACGGGTGGTGATGCGGCCGTGGTGGTTGCGGCCGCCGCTATTGCTCTGCTTTTCGACCAGCGCCGCATGCGGCGCGCCCTTGTGCAGGCCGGGCGTCACCACGCGGACCATCGAACGACGGCCGGGCGAGGTGGGTTTGAATGTCATCAATGCCATGGACTAGTTCCTCAGGCCGAGGCCGTCATCACGTCGATCGACTGGCCTTCGGCCAGCGTGACGTACGCCTTCTTCCAGTCGCTGCGGCGGCCCTGGCGATTCTTGAAGGCTTTGGCTTTGCCCTTCACGTTCACCACGTTCACTGCTTGGACCTTGACGTCGAAGATCTTTTCCACGGCAGCCTTCACATCGGCCTTGGTGGCGGTCTTCGCGATTTCAAAGACGTATTGGTTGGAGACTTCCTGCAGGCGCGCGGTCTTTTCCGACACGCGCGGCGCACGAATCACTTCGTAAACATTGGCGGTGCTCATGCCAGCCACTCCTCGATCTTCTTGACGGCATCGGAGGTGATGACGACGGTGTCGGCACCGACCAGCGCAACCGGGTCCAGGCCCTGCACGTCGCGGACCTGCACGTACGGCAGGTTGCGGGCGGACAGGTACACGTTCTCGGTCGCATCCTCGGTGACGATCAGCGGACGCCGACCGACGTTGAGGTCCTTCAACTTGGCAACCATGCCGTTGGTCTTCGGCGAATCCAGCTCGAAGCCTTCGACCACCAGCAAACGGTTCTGGCGGTTCAGCTCGGACAGGATCGCGGCGATGGCCGCACGGTACATCTTGCGGTTGACCTTCTGCGCGAAGCTGCGCGGCTTGGCCGCGAAGGTCACGCCACCGCCGACGAAGATCGGAGCCGTCAGCGCGCCATGACGCGCACCGCCGCCCTTCTGCTTCTTCGACTTCTTGGTGGTGCCATTGACTTCCGAACGGGTCTTCTGCGCCTTGGTACCGGCGCGACCGGCGTTGCGATAGGCAACGACCACCTGATGAACCAGGTCTTCGCTGAAATCGCGGCCGAACACGGCGTCGGACACCGACAGCGTCTTCCCGTTATTGATATTGAGTTCCATGATCAGACTCCCTTGCTCGTCGGGCGCACGATCACATCGCCACCCGGCGCACCCGGCACGGCACCGCGCACGGCGATCAGGCCGCGCTCGGCGTCGACCTTGACCACCTGCAGGTTCTGCGTGGTCTGGGTGACGGCACCCATGTGACCGGACATCTTCTTGCCCGGGAACACGCGACCCGGCGTCTGGCGCTGGCCGATGGAGCCCGGCGAGCGGTGCGACAGCGAGTTACCGTGGGTGGCATCACCCATGCGGAAGTTCCAGCGCTTGATCGTGCCCTGGAAGCCCTTGCCCTTGGTCACGCCCTGGACGTCGACGATCTGGCCTTCGCTGAAGATGTCGGCCTTGATCTCGCCGCCCACTTCATAGCCACCGATCTGGTCGGCTTCCACGCGCAGTTCCCACAGGCCGCGACCCGCTTCCACCTTGGCCTTGGCCAGGTGGCCGGTGGCCGGCTTGTTCAACAGCGAGGCGCGCTTCACGCCCGCGGTCACCTGCACGGCGGAGTAGCCGTCGGTTTCGACGGTCTTCACCTGGGTGATGCGGTTCGGGGTTGCCTCGATCAGGGTCACCGGGATGGACTTGCCATCTTCGGTGAACATGCGGCTCATGCCGGCCTTGCGACCGACGATGCCGAGCGAATACTTCTTCGCGCTCATCGTTAAGTCCTCAGGTCAGCTTGATCTGGACGTCGACGCCAGCCGCGAGTTCGAGCTTCATCAGCGCGTCCACGGTCTTGTCGTTGGGGTCGACGATGTCGAGCACGCGCTTGTGCGTGCGGGTTTCATACTGGTCGCGCGCGTCCTTGTCGACGTGCGGCGAGGTCAGGATGGTGTAACGCTCGATCTTGGTCGGCAGCGGGATCGGGCCGCGCACTTGCGCGCCGGTCCGCTTGGCCGTCTCGACGATCTCGCTGGCCGAACGGTCGATCAGACGATGATCGAACGCCTTCAGCCGGATGCGAATCTTCTGGTCCGCCATGGGAGGAATCCTTCGTATCTAAAGAGCGACAGGTGCGGCGGCTGGGTGCGCCGTACCCCGTGGAAACAACGGTGTTGCGATGGAGCGGATGAAACAAAAGGCGGGCCGGTTACCCGGTCCGCCAGCGTGGGAATCCATGAACGCGCCGAAAGGCCCCGCCGAAGTGCTCCGGAAATCTCCGGAACGGACGAGGCCTTGCCACGCGACATCTCCCTGTCTGGCGAACACGAGGCGCTTCCTGCACCTCTTTTCGCTGTTCGCGGAAACTCACATCCCCGCGAAGGTCTTGCATTCTAGCGGATTCAATCCAGCCAGCGCAAGCCCGAATCCACAATCTTTTTGCAATTCCCGGTAGAACCGGCGGCCGATTGCTCGGCCGCCGATAACTTCTTGAATTACTTGATGATCTTTGCCACGACGCCGGCGCCGACGGTACGGCCGCCTTCGCGGATCGCGAAACGCAGGCCTTCGTCCATCGCCACCGGGTTGATCAGGGAGACGACCATCTTGATGTTGTCGCCCGGCATGACCATTTCCACGCCTTCCGGCAGGGTCACCGCACCGGTGATGTCGGTCGTGCGGAAGTAGAACTGCGGACGGTAGCCCTTGAAGAACGGGGTGTGACGGCCGCCTTCGTCCTTCGACAGGACATAGACCTCGGCCTCGAACTCGGTGTGCGGGGTGATCGAACCCGGCTTGCACAGCACCTGGCCGCGCTCCACGTCGTCACGCTTGGTGCCGCGCAGCAGCAGACCCGCGTTGTCGCCCGCCTGGCCCTGGTCCAGCAGCTTGCGGAACATTTCCACGCCGGTCACGGTGGTCTTCTGGGTCGGGCGAATACCGACGATCTCGATTTCCTCGCCCACCTTGATCACGCCGCGCTCGATACGACCGGTCACCACGGTGCCGCGGCCCGAGATCGAGAACACGTCTTCCACCGGCATCAGGAACGGCTTGTCCACGTCGCGCTCCGGCTCCGGGATCCAGCTGTCCAGCGCTTCCACCAGCTTGATGATCGACGGCACGCCGATGTCCGACTGGTCGCCTTCCAGCGCCATGCGCGCCGAACCCGAGATGATCGGGGTGTCGTCGCCCGGGAACTCGTACTTGCTCAGCAGTTCGCGGACTTCCATCTCCACCAGCTCCAGCAGCTCGGCATCGTCCACCATGTCCGCCTTGTTCAGGTAGACCACGATGTACGGCACGCCGACCTGGCGGCTCAGCAGGATGTGTTCGCGGGTCTGCGGCATCGGGCCGTCAGCCGCCGAGCACACCAGGATCGCGCCGTCCATCTGCGCCGCACCCGTGATCATGTTCTTCACGTAGTCGGCGTGGCCCGGGCAATCCACGTGCGCGTAGTGGCGGTTCGGGGATTCATATTCCACGTGCGCCGTCGAGATCGTGATGCCGCGCGCCTTCTCTTCCGGCGCCGCGTCGATCGAACCGTAGTCCTTGAACTCGCCACCGAAACGCTCCGCGCCCACCTTCGTCAGCGCCGCCGTCAGCGTCGTCTTGCCGTGGTCCACGTGTCCAATCGTGCCCACGTTCACGTGGGGCTTGGTGCGCTCGAACTTACCCTTTGCCATTTTGATTCACCTTGCTTGTCGTGTGTGTTCGGCGGCACCCGTGGATGCCGCCGGAATGTTGGTTGATCAGGAGTTGATCAGCTGCCTAAATCAGGACTTCTTCATCACCGCGTCGGCGACGTTGCTCGGCGCTTCGGCGTAGTGGTCGAATTCCATGGTGAAGGTCGCGCGGCCCTGCGACATCGAACGCAGCGAGGTCGCGTAGCCGAACATCTCGCCCAGCGGCACCATCGCGTTGATGATCTTGCCGGACGGGCTGTCGTCCTGGCCCTGCAGCAGGCCGCGACGACGGCTGACGTCGCCCATCACGTCGCCGACGTAATCTTCCGGGGTCACGATCTCGACCTTCATGATCGGCTCCAGCAGGACCGGATCGGCCTTGCGGAAACCTTCCTTGAACGCCATCGACGCGGCGAGCTTGAACGCCATTTCCGACGAGTCGACGTCATGGTACGAACCGAACACCAGCTTGGCCTTGGTGTTCACCACCGGGAAGCCGGCCAGCGGACCGCTGGTGATGGTTTCGCGGATGCCCTTCTCCACCGCCGGGATGAATTCCTTCGGAATCACGCCACCGGTGATGTCGTTGATGAACAGGAAATCATCCTTGACGTCCGGATTCGCGCGATCTTCCGCGGTCATCGGCGACATCTCGATCACCACGTGGCCGTACTGACCCTTACCACCGGACTGCTTGGCGTGCTTGTAGTCCGACTTCACGTCCGACTTGCGGATGGTCTCGCGGTACGCCACCTGCGGCTTGCCGACGTTGGCCTCCACGTTGAACTCGCGCTTCATGCGGTCGACGATGATGTCCAGGTGCAGCTCGCCCATGCCGGCGATGATGGTCTGGCCGGATTCCTCGTCGGTACGCACGCGGAACGACGGATCTTCCTGCGCCAGGCGACCCAGCGCCATGCCCATCTTTTCCTGGTCGGACTTGGTCTTCGGTTCGACCGCCATCGAGATGACGGGCTCCGGGAACACCATGCGTTCCAGGGTGATGATGTGATCCTGCGCGCACAGGGTATCGCCGGTGGTGACGTCCTTCAGACCCACCGCCGCGGCGATGTCGCCCGCGCGCACTTCCTTGATCTCGTCGCGCTGGTTGGAGTGCATCTGCAGGATGCGGCCCACGCGCTCCTTCTTCGACTTGACCGGGTTGTACACCTGGTCGCCGGAGTTGAGCACGCCCGAGTACACGCGGAAGAAGGTCAGCGAACCCACGAACGGGTCGGTCATGATCTTGAACGCGAGCGCGGAGAACGGCGCCTTGTCGTCGGCCGTGCGGGTGTCTTCCTTCTCGTTCTCGTCGATGCCCTGCACCGGCGGACGGTCGATCGGCGACGGCAGCAGGTTGATCACGCCGTCGAGCATGGCCTGCACGCCCTTGTTCTTGAACGCCGAGCCGGCGAACACCGGCACGATTTCCACGCGCAGCGTGCGCAGGCGCAGGCCTTCGATGATCTCGGCTTCGGACAGCTCGCCCTCGTTGAGGTACTTGTCCATCAGCTCTTCGGTCGCTTCGGCGGCGGCTTCGATCATGAAGCTGCGCGCTTCCTCGGCCTTGGCCTGCAGGTTCGCCGGGATGTCGCGGTACTCGAACTGGGTGCCCTGCGAGGCGACATCCCAATGGATCGCCTTCATCTTCAGCAGGTCGACCACGCCTTCGAAACCGTCTTCAGCGCCGATCGGCACCTGCATCGGCACGGCGTACGCGCCCAGGCGCGCCTTCAGCTGCTCGACGACCTTGTCGAAGTTGGCACCGGTGCGGTCCATCTTGTTGACGAAGGCCATGCGCGGTACTTGGTACTTGTTGGCCTGGCGCCACACGGTCTCGGACTGCGGCTGCACGCCGCCGACGGCACACAGCACGAACACCGCGCCGTCGAGCACGCGCAGCGAACGCTCGACTTCGATGGTGAAGTCGACGTGGCCGGGGGTATCGATGATGTTGAAGCGGTGCTGCGGCAGCGACTTGTCCATGCCCGACCAGAACGCCGTGGTGGCGGCCGAGGTGATGGTGATGCCGCGCTCCTGCTCCTGCTCCATCCAGTCCATGGTGGCGGCACCGTCGTGCACTTCACCGATCTTGTGGCTGACGCCGGTGTAGAACAGGATGCGCTCGGACGTGGTGGTCTTGCCGGCATCGATGTGGGCCATGATGCCGAAGTTGCGGTAACGCTCGATGGGAGTGGTACGGGCCACGGTGATCTCTCGATGTGATTCCGTCGAAACGGAGTGTGGGAATCGCGCTTTGAAGGGGATGCTTCAGCGGATTCCGGATGGCCGATGGCCGCCTTGCGGCGGCCGTCGGTCTTTGTGCAGGACGAACCTGCGTGGCGCATGTGATCCGCGCCTTGCGGGCTCAGCGGGCCCGCACCGACAGTCTTACCAGCGGTAGTGCGCGAATGCCTTGTTGGCTTCGGCCATGCGGTGGGTTTCTTCGCGCTTCTTGATCGCGCCACCACGGTTTTCCGAAGCGTCCAGCAGCTCGCCGGCCAGCTTGCGCGGCATGCTGTTCTCGCCACGCTTGCGCGCGGATTCGATCAGCCAGCGCATCGCCAGCGCCATGCGGCGCGAGGAACGCACTTCGACCGGCACCTGGTAGGTCGCACCACCGACGCGGCGGGACTTCACCTCGACCGACGGCGACACGTTGCCCAGCGCCTTCTCGACCAGCTCGAGTGCGTTCGGGTTCTTCTCGCCGATCACGTCCATCGCGCCGTACACGATCTTCTCGGCGACCGACTTCTTGCCGCTCTGCATGACCATGTTGATGAAGCGGGCGATGGTTTCGCTTCCGTGCTTCGGATCCGGCAGCACCGAACGCTGCGGAGTATTGCCTTTACGGGACATATTCAGTAACCCCTAGAAATCTATTCGTGGGCGGTCGCGTGATGCGACGCGCTTAGGCCTTCGGACGCTTGGCGCCGTACTTGGAACGCGCCTGGCGGCGCTTGGCGACACCGGCGGCGTCGAGCGAACCGCGCACGGTGTGGTAGCGCACGCCCGGCAGGTCCTTGACGCGACCGCCGCGGATCAGCACCACGCTGTGCTCCTGCAGGTTGTGGCCTTCGCCACCGATGTACGAAATGACTTCGTAACCGTTGGTCAGGCGCACCTTGGCCACCTTGCGCAGGGCCGAGTTCGGCTTCTTCGGGGTGGTGGTGTAGACGCGGGTGCACACGCCACGACGTTGCGGGCAGTTGGCCAGCGCGGGCGAGGTGCTCTTGTAGGTTTCCGGGTTGCGCGGCTTGCGCACAAGCTGGTTGATGGTTGCCATTAGGTAACTCGATTGGTGGGCCTGGGCCCTTTGGAGACGGACGAACTAAGCAGGCATGGCCGGATCAATAGGCAATCCGGCCAAGTTAGACGAAAAAGTATAGCCCGCGCTCGACCCTTCGGTCAAACGCAGCCATACCGAAAAACCATGTCGGCCGCATGCGGCCAGCCATGGTCAATCTGCGATCCCGCCCGTCCTGGGCCCAATACGAGGCGCGTCCTGCGACCTCATTTGGTGATCTGGATGGCCCAAGGCCATCAAAACGGTGCGGAGTATAAGCCGTACCGAAGTATTACGCCAGCCCCGCCCGGCCAATGCCGGGCGGGATGCCGGATGTGTTACACCGCCTCGCCGGACTCGACGTCCTCGGCCAGCTCGCCGGACAAGGTCGCCATTTCGGCCTCGGTCAGGCCGGTGGCGTTCTTGCGGCGCTGGGTGTGGTACGCAAGACCGGTACCGGCCGGGATCAGGCGACCGACGATCACGTTTTCCTTCAGGCCGCGCAGGGTGTCGCGGGTGCCGCGGACGGCAGCCTCGGTCAGTACGCGAGTGGTTTCCTGGAACGAAGCCGAGGAAATGAAGGATTCGGTCGCCAGCGAAGCCTTGGTGATGCCCAGCAGGACCGGCTCGACCTTGGCCAGGATCTCGTTCTTGGCGGCGAGGCGGGCATTTTCCTCGATGACGCGCTGGCGCTCGGCCTGTTCGCCATGCAGGTACTTGCTGTCGCCACCGTCCACGATCTCGACCTTGCGCAGCATCTGGCGAATGATCACTTCGATGTGCTTGTCGTTGATCTTCACGCCCTGCAGGCGGTAGACGTCCTGGATTTCCTTCACCAGATACGCGGCCAGCTCCTCGACGCCCTTCAGGCGCAGGATGTCCTGCGGAGTCGGCTCGCCGTCCACCACGGTCTCGCCCTTCTCCACGTGCTCGCCTTCGAACACGATGATCTGGCGATACTTCGGGATCAGCTCTTCGTGCTCGGTGCCGTCCGGGTGCTTGATCACCAGGCGCTGCTTGCCCTTGGTTTCCTTGCCGAAGCTGACCACGCCGGAGATCTCGGCGAGGATCGCCGCTTCCTTCGGCTTGCGCGCTTCGAACAAGTCGGCCACGCGCGGCAGACCGCCGGTGATGTCGCGGGTCTTCGAGGCTTCCTGCGGGATCTTGGCGACCACGTCGCCCACGCCCACGGGGGCACCATCCTGAAGATTCACGATCGACTTCGGCGGCAGCATGTACTGCGCCGGCAGGTCGGTACCCGGGATGTTGAGGTCCTTGCCCGCCTTGTCGACGATGCGCACCAGCGGACGCAGGTCCTTGGCCTGGGTACCGCGACGCTTCGGATCGGTGATCTCGCGCGAGGCGAGGCCGGTCAGGTCGTCGGTCTTCTCGATCACGGTCACGCCATCGACGAAGTCGATGAAACGCATGAAGCCGGCGACTTCCGAGACGATCGGGTGGTTATGCGGATCCCAGGTGGCGATGGTCTGTCCCGCCTTGACCTCACCGCCGTCCTTGACGTTGATCATCGCGCCGTACGGCAGCTTGTAGCGCTCGCGCTCGCGACCGTGGTTGTCGAGGATCGACAGTTCGCCGGAACGCGACACCGCCACCGAACCGCCGCTGGCGTGGTTGACGTGCTTGAGGTTGTTGAACTTCACCGAGCCGGTGGTCTTCACCGTCACGTTGTCGATCGCCGCCGCTCGCGACGCCGCACCACCGATGTGGAAGGTACGCATGGTGAGCTGGGTACCGGGCTCACCGATCGACTGCGCGGCGACCACGCCGACCGCTTCGCCGTGGTTGACCAGGTGACCACGGCCCAGGTCGCGGCCGTAGCAGTGCGCGCACACGCCGAACGGCGCTTCGCAGGTAATGGTGGAACGCACGTCGATCGCCTGCACGCTGGCGTCTTCCAGCTTCTGCACCCAGGCTTCATCGAGCAGGGTGTTGCGGGTGACGAACGGATCTTCGTCGTTGCCCGGCAGGAACACATCGCGAGCCACGATGCGGCCCAGCACGCGGTCGCGCAGCGGCTCGACCACATCGCCGCCTTCCACGATCGGGGTCATGGTCAGGCCGGTGGTGGTGCCGCAATCGGTCTGGGTGATCACCACGTCCTGCGCCACGTCGACCAGGCGACGGGTCAGGTAACCGGAGTTCGCGGTCTTCAGCGCGGTATCCGCCAGACCCTTACGGGCACCGTGGGTCGAGATGAAGTACTGCTGGACGTTCAGGCCTTCGCGGAAGTTCGAGGTGATCGGGGTCTCGATGATCGAGCCGTCCGGCTTGGCCATCAGGCCGCGCATGCCGGCCAGCTGACGGATCTGCGCCTGCGAACCACGCGCGCCGGAGTCGGCCATGATGTAGATCGAGTTCATCGACTTCTGGTCGATGGTCTCGCCCTGGGCGTTCTGCACTTTCTCGGTGCCGATGGTGTCCATCATCGCCTTGGCCACGCGCTCGTTGGTGCGCGACCAGATGTCGACCACCTTGTTGTAGCGCTCGCCGCCGGTGACCAGGCCACTCTGGTACTGCTGCTGGATTTCCAGCACTTCGGCTTCGGCCTCGTCGAGGATGCCCTTCTTCTCATTCGGGATGATCATGTCGTCGATACCGATCGACACGCCCGCGCGCGTTGCGTACGCGAAACCGGTGTACATCAGCTTGTCGGCGAACACCACCGTGTCCTTCAGGCCCAGCATGCGGTAGCAGCTATTGATCAGGCGACTGATGTTCTTCTTGCTCAGCTCGGTATTGACCAACGCGAACGGCAGGCCTTCCGGCAGGATTTCGCGCAGCAGCGCACGACCGACCGTGGTGTCCACGATCGAGGTCTGCTTGCTGCGGCTGCCGTCTTCGGCCACCACGGTCTCGCTGATGCGCACCTTGCACTTGGCGTGCAGCTGCACCACGCGGTTGTCGTAGGCGCGCTTCACTTCGGCGATGTTGGCGAACACCATGCCCTCGCCCGCCTTGTTCTCCAGCGCGCGGGTCATGTAGTACAGGCCCAGCACCACGTCCTGCGACGGCACGATGATCGGCTCGCCGTTGGCCGGCGACAGGATGTTGTTGGAGGCCATCATCAGCGCGCGCGCTTCCAGCTGGGCTTCCAGCGAAAGCGGCACGTGCACGGCCATCTGGTCACCGTCGAAGTCGGCGTTGAACGCGGTACACACCAGCGGATGCAGCTGGATCGCCTTGCCTTCGATCAGCACCGGCTCGAACGCCTGGATGCCCAGACGGTGCAGGGTCGGCGCACGGTTCAGCAGCACCGGATGTTCGCGGATGACTTCTTCCAGGATGTCCCAGACTTCCGCCTCTTCGCGCTCGACCAGCTTCTTCGCCGCCTTGATGGTGGTGGCCAGGCCACGACGCTGCAGCTTGGCGAAGATGAAGGGCTTGAA
This genomic interval carries:
- the rplB gene encoding 50S ribosomal protein L2 → MALMTFKPTSPGRRSMVRVVTPGLHKGAPHAALVEKQSNSGGRNHHGRITTRHIGGGHKQHYRIIDFKRDKEGIPARVERIEYDPNRTAHIALLCYVDGERRYIIAPKGLKAGDQVIAGRDAPIKAGNTLPLRNIPVGSTVHCIEMKPGKGAQIARAAGAGVQLVAREGIYAMLRLRSGEMRKVPADCRATIGEVGNDEHNLEKLGKAGAKRWRGVKPTVRGAAMNPVDHPHGGGEAKAGQGNPHPVTPWGVPTKGYKTRKNKRTQQFIVRDRRS
- the rplW gene encoding 50S ribosomal protein L23, with product MSTANVYEVIRAPRVSEKTARLQEVSNQYVFEIAKTATKADVKAAVEKIFDVKVQAVNVVNVKGKAKAFKNRQGRRSDWKKAYVTLAEGQSIDVMTASA
- the rplD gene encoding 50S ribosomal protein L4, whose product is MELNINNGKTLSVSDAVFGRDFSEDLVHQVVVAYRNAGRAGTKAQKTRSEVNGTTKKSKKQKGGGARHGALTAPIFVGGGVTFAAKPRSFAQKVNRKMYRAAIAAILSELNRQNRLLVVEGFELDSPKTNGMVAKLKDLNVGRRPLIVTEDATENVYLSARNLPYVQVRDVQGLDPVALVGADTVVITSDAVKKIEEWLA
- the rplC gene encoding 50S ribosomal protein L3; amino-acid sequence: MSAKKYSLGIVGRKAGMSRMFTEDGKSIPVTLIEATPNRITQVKTVETDGYSAVQVTAGVKRASLLNKPATGHLAKAKVEAGRGLWELRVEADQIGGYEVGGEIKADIFSEGQIVDVQGVTKGKGFQGTIKRWNFRMGDATHGNSLSHRSPGSIGQRQTPGRVFPGKKMSGHMGAVTQTTQNLQVVKVDAERGLIAVRGAVPGAPGGDVIVRPTSKGV
- the rpsJ gene encoding 30S ribosomal protein S10, with product MADQKIRIRLKAFDHRLIDRSASEIVETAKRTGAQVRGPIPLPTKIERYTILTSPHVDKDARDQYETRTHKRVLDIVDPNDKTVDALMKLELAAGVDVQIKLT
- the tuf gene encoding elongation factor Tu; the encoded protein is MAKGKFERTKPHVNVGTIGHVDHGKTTLTAALTKVGAERFGGEFKDYGSIDAAPEEKARGITISTAHVEYESPNRHYAHVDCPGHADYVKNMITGAAQMDGAILVCSAADGPMPQTREHILLSRQVGVPYIVVYLNKADMVDDAELLELVEMEVRELLSKYEFPGDDTPIISGSARMALEGDQSDIGVPSIIKLVEALDSWIPEPERDVDKPFLMPVEDVFSISGRGTVVTGRIERGVIKVGEEIEIVGIRPTQKTTVTGVEMFRKLLDQGQAGDNAGLLLRGTKRDDVERGQVLCKPGSITPHTEFEAEVYVLSKDEGGRHTPFFKGYRPQFYFRTTDITGAVTLPEGVEMVMPGDNIKMVVSLINPVAMDEGLRFAIREGGRTVGAGVVAKIIK
- the fusA gene encoding elongation factor G, which produces MARTTPIERYRNFGIMAHIDAGKTTTSERILFYTGVSHKIGEVHDGAATMDWMEQEQERGITITSAATTAFWSGMDKSLPQHRFNIIDTPGHVDFTIEVERSLRVLDGAVFVLCAVGGVQPQSETVWRQANKYQVPRMAFVNKMDRTGANFDKVVEQLKARLGAYAVPMQVPIGAEDGFEGVVDLLKMKAIHWDVASQGTQFEYRDIPANLQAKAEEARSFMIEAAAEATEELMDKYLNEGELSEAEIIEGLRLRTLRVEIVPVFAGSAFKNKGVQAMLDGVINLLPSPIDRPPVQGIDENEKEDTRTADDKAPFSALAFKIMTDPFVGSLTFFRVYSGVLNSGDQVYNPVKSKKERVGRILQMHSNQRDEIKEVRAGDIAAAVGLKDVTTGDTLCAQDHIITLERMVFPEPVISMAVEPKTKSDQEKMGMALGRLAQEDPSFRVRTDEESGQTIIAGMGELHLDIIVDRMKREFNVEANVGKPQVAYRETIRKSDVKSDYKHAKQSGGKGQYGHVVIEMSPMTAEDRANPDVKDDFLFINDITGGVIPKEFIPAVEKGIRETITSGPLAGFPVVNTKAKLVFGSYHDVDSSEMAFKLAASMAFKEGFRKADPVLLEPIMKVEIVTPEDYVGDVMGDVSRRRGLLQGQDDSPSGKIINAMVPLGEMFGYATSLRSMSQGRATFTMEFDHYAEAPSNVADAVMKKS
- the rpsG gene encoding 30S ribosomal protein S7; translated protein: MSRKGNTPQRSVLPDPKHGSETIARFINMVMQSGKKSVAEKIVYGAMDVIGEKNPNALELVEKALGNVSPSVEVKSRRVGGATYQVPVEVRSSRRMALAMRWLIESARKRGENSMPRKLAGELLDASENRGGAIKKREETHRMAEANKAFAHYRW
- the rpsL gene encoding 30S ribosomal protein S12, with translation MATINQLVRKPRNPETYKSTSPALANCPQRRGVCTRVYTTTPKKPNSALRKVAKVRLTNGYEVISYIGGEGHNLQEHSVVLIRGGRVKDLPGVRYHTVRGSLDAAGVAKRRQARSKYGAKRPKA
- the rpoC gene encoding DNA-directed RNA polymerase subunit beta'; this encodes MKDLLNLFNQQRPALDFDAIKIALASPDLIRSWSYGEVKKPETINYRTFKPERDGLFCAAIFGPIKDYECLCGKYKRMKHRGVVCEKCGTEVTLAKVRRERMGHIDLASPVAHIWFLKSLPSRIGLMLDMTLRDIERILYFEAFVVTEPGLTPMERGQLLTEEQFMQARQEHGDDFDAAMGAEAVYDLLRTIDLQSEMLTLKEEIASTGSETKLKRLTKRIKLVEAFLESGNRPEWMVMTVLPVLPPDLRPLVPLDGGRFATSDLNDLYRRVINRNNRLRRLLELNAPDIIVRNEKRMLQESVDALMDNGRRGRAITGTNKRPLKSLADMIKGKQGRFRQNLLGKRVDYSGRSVIVVGPTLRLHECGLPKKMALELFKPFIFAKLQRRGLATTIKAAKKLVEREEAEVWDILEEVIREHPVLLNRAPTLHRLGIQAFEPVLIEGKAIQLHPLVCTAFNADFDGDQMAVHVPLSLEAQLEARALMMASNNILSPANGEPIIVPSQDVVLGLYYMTRALENKAGEGMVFANIAEVKRAYDNRVVQLHAKCKVRISETVVAEDGSRSKQTSIVDTTVGRALLREILPEGLPFALVNTELSKKNISRLINSCYRMLGLKDTVVFADKLMYTGFAYATRAGVSIGIDDMIIPNEKKGILDEAEAEVLEIQQQYQSGLVTGGERYNKVVDIWSRTNERVAKAMMDTIGTEKVQNAQGETIDQKSMNSIYIMADSGARGSQAQIRQLAGMRGLMAKPDGSIIETPITSNFREGLNVQQYFISTHGARKGLADTALKTANSGYLTRRLVDVAQDVVITQTDCGTTTGLTMTPIVEGGDVVEPLRDRVLGRIVARDVFLPGNDEDPFVTRNTLLDEAWVQKLEDASVQAIDVRSTITCEAPFGVCAHCYGRDLGRGHLVNHGEAVGVVAAQSIGEPGTQLTMRTFHIGGAASRAAAIDNVTVKTTGSVKFNNLKHVNHASGGSVAVSRSGELSILDNHGRERERYKLPYGAMINVKDGGEVKAGQTIATWDPHNHPIVSEVAGFMRFIDFVDGVTVIEKTDDLTGLASREITDPKRRGTQAKDLRPLVRIVDKAGKDLNIPGTDLPAQYMLPPKSIVNLQDGAPVGVGDVVAKIPQEASKTRDITGGLPRVADLFEARKPKEAAILAEISGVVSFGKETKGKQRLVIKHPDGTEHEELIPKYRQIIVFEGEHVEKGETVVDGEPTPQDILRLKGVEELAAYLVKEIQDVYRLQGVKINDKHIEVIIRQMLRKVEIVDGGDSKYLHGEQAERQRVIEENARLAAKNEILAKVEPVLLGITKASLATESFISSASFQETTRVLTEAAVRGTRDTLRGLKENVIVGRLIPAGTGLAYHTQRRKNATGLTEAEMATLSGELAEDVESGEAV